One stretch of Xanthomonas sp. DAR 35659 DNA includes these proteins:
- a CDS encoding phage holin family protein, giving the protein MSESQARDGAADAPDPAAAARPTLEESFREFGNAGREGLTATLEASRALRKLVAADLALARAALARALVWLTVAVAFGGSAWLLLMGAMIAVLQRLGWSWLASISATAAFSLVVTALGAWQALRYFEMSKLDATRRQLAKLGIGGDDDEDDHARGAAAAAEEARR; this is encoded by the coding sequence GTGAGCGAGAGCCAGGCTCGCGACGGCGCCGCCGACGCGCCCGACCCCGCGGCGGCCGCACGGCCGACGCTGGAGGAATCGTTCCGCGAATTCGGCAACGCCGGCCGCGAGGGCCTGACCGCCACGCTGGAAGCCAGCCGTGCGCTGCGCAAGCTGGTGGCGGCGGACCTGGCCCTGGCGCGCGCGGCCTTGGCACGCGCGCTGGTGTGGCTGACCGTCGCGGTCGCGTTCGGCGGCTCGGCATGGCTGCTGCTGATGGGCGCGATGATCGCGGTGCTGCAGCGCCTGGGCTGGTCGTGGCTGGCGTCGATCTCGGCGACCGCGGCCTTCAGCCTGGTGGTTACCGCGCTCGGCGCCTGGCAGGCGCTGCGCTATTTCGAGATGAGCAAGCTCGACGCCACCCGCCGCCAGCTGGCCAAGCTGGGCATCGGCGGCGACGACGACGAGGACGACCATGCCCGCGGCGCCGCCGCCGCGGCGGAGGAAGCGCGCCGATGA
- a CDS encoding AI-2E family transporter, giving the protein MSTLSESVADAGDVAPPPEDALPPPPAPRPRGPVSLVVLATLAVGYTLWAAQEVILPVLLAAFFALVGNPIIRGLQRLYLPRFLGALLVLLSGMAVATTLTMQLAGPAAEWVQQAPGQMRHIATQVRDLTKPMQQANQAAENFARAAGGESGRRVQVIRTQMDDPYRALVRTPRLAASVLAVVLLTFFFMVFGENLQRHAIALLPSRQQQKFTTDILRSIEREVSRYVLTISVINTLVGLIFAGILVLLKIPLQEALLWGTVVALLNFAPYVGPLIGAILMLLMGFVEFRDPLSAALPAILYLALHMLEGQVVTPIVLGRRMAISPLMLILALMLFGWLWGMIGLLLAVPLLVCIKMVLARVEGMQRWARLLE; this is encoded by the coding sequence ATGAGCACACTCTCCGAATCCGTGGCCGACGCCGGCGACGTCGCGCCGCCCCCCGAGGACGCCCTTCCGCCGCCGCCGGCGCCGCGCCCGCGCGGCCCGGTCTCGCTGGTGGTGCTGGCGACGCTGGCGGTGGGCTATACGCTGTGGGCCGCGCAGGAGGTGATCCTGCCGGTGCTGCTGGCCGCGTTCTTCGCCCTTGTCGGCAACCCGATCATCCGCGGCCTGCAGCGGCTGTACCTGCCGCGCTTCCTCGGCGCGCTGCTGGTGCTGCTGTCGGGCATGGCGGTGGCGACCACGCTGACCATGCAGTTGGCCGGCCCGGCCGCCGAATGGGTGCAGCAGGCGCCCGGGCAGATGCGCCACATCGCCACCCAGGTACGCGACCTGACCAAGCCGATGCAGCAGGCCAACCAGGCCGCGGAGAACTTCGCGCGCGCCGCCGGCGGCGAGAGCGGACGGCGTGTGCAGGTGATCCGCACGCAGATGGACGACCCGTACCGGGCACTGGTGCGCACCCCGCGCCTGGCCGCCTCGGTGCTGGCGGTGGTGCTGCTGACCTTCTTCTTCATGGTGTTCGGCGAGAACCTGCAGCGGCACGCGATCGCGCTGCTGCCGAGCCGCCAGCAGCAGAAGTTCACCACCGACATCCTGCGTTCGATCGAGCGCGAGGTGTCGCGCTACGTGCTGACCATCAGCGTCATCAACACCCTGGTCGGGCTGATCTTCGCCGGGATCCTGGTGCTACTGAAGATTCCGCTGCAGGAGGCGCTGCTGTGGGGCACGGTGGTGGCGCTGCTGAACTTCGCCCCGTACGTGGGGCCGCTGATCGGCGCGATCCTGATGCTGCTGATGGGCTTCGTGGAATTCCGCGATCCGCTGAGCGCGGCGCTGCCGGCGATCCTGTACCTGGCGCTGCACATGCTCGAAGGCCAGGTGGTGACGCCGATCGTGCTCGGCCGGCGCATGGCGATCTCGCCGCTGATGCTGATCCTGGCGCTGATGCTGTTCGGCTGGCTGTGGGGCATGATCGGGCTGCTGCTGGCGGTGCCGCTGCTGGTGTGCATCAAGATGGTGCTGGCGCGGGTGGAGGGCATGCAGCGCTGGGCGCGGTTGCTGGAGTGA
- a CDS encoding HAD family hydrolase → MPSFPVRAITLDLDDTLWPFAPIGARIEQVLHDWLLQHSPRTAEMFPIAAMRQLRDDVFAAHPHLAHDLSELRRLTLRRALRDSGADEALVEPAFAVFYAARNQVECYPDSLAALARIAARVPVAALSNGNADLATIGLSAHFAFQLSAREHGAAKPDPGIFHAACARLGAPCAQVLHVGDHIEMDVLGAMQAGLRGCWINRDAQSWHPSTPPDLQFATLTGLADWLDATQPASAAHA, encoded by the coding sequence CTGCCTTCCTTCCCCGTTCGCGCGATCACGCTGGACCTGGACGATACGCTGTGGCCGTTCGCGCCGATCGGCGCGCGCATCGAGCAGGTGCTGCACGACTGGTTGCTGCAGCACAGTCCGCGCACCGCCGAGATGTTCCCGATCGCGGCGATGCGGCAACTGCGCGACGACGTGTTCGCCGCGCATCCGCACCTGGCCCACGACCTGAGCGAGCTGCGGCGCCTGACCCTGCGCCGCGCGCTGCGCGACAGCGGCGCCGACGAGGCGCTGGTGGAACCGGCGTTCGCGGTGTTCTACGCCGCGCGCAACCAGGTGGAGTGCTATCCGGACAGCCTCGCGGCGCTGGCGCGGATCGCCGCGCGGGTGCCGGTGGCGGCGCTGAGCAACGGCAATGCCGACCTGGCCACGATCGGCCTGTCCGCGCATTTCGCGTTCCAGCTCAGCGCGCGCGAGCACGGCGCGGCCAAGCCCGATCCGGGCATCTTCCACGCCGCCTGCGCGCGCCTGGGCGCGCCCTGCGCGCAGGTGCTACACGTCGGCGACCACATCGAGATGGACGTGCTGGGCGCGATGCAGGCGGGCCTGCGCGGTTGCTGGATCAACCGCGACGCGCAGTCCTGGCATCCGTCCACGCCGCCGGACCTGCAATTCGCCACCCTCACCGGCCTGGCCGACTGGCTGGACGCCACCCAGCCGGCCAGCGCGGCGCACGCATGA
- a CDS encoding leucyl aminopeptidase family protein: protein MSLPSGFTDAPDHALPLYVLDREGLAEWRAAQAPAWVAWLDAQQFVAAPGTALLLPGSDGVAAAVLGVGDRGDAYAYAHAPLALPAGSSWRLASPLPDDEQAALHLGWGLGSYRYARYKQPARLPATLLATPSAEVRDLLDACVRVRDWVNTPTEDMGPEQLEATARALAQAHGAQCESIVGEALLAHNFPAIHAVGRASHRAPRLIVLRWGEAHHPHVALAGKGVCFDTGGLDLKPADGMRHMKKDMGGAAHALALAGLVMAQRLPLRLTVLIAAVENAVGPNAFRPGDVIATRQGISVEIDNTDAEGRLVLCDALTYASEQTPDAILDFATLTGAARIALGPDLPALFSNDDALAQAWIAAGERTRDPVWRMPLWRPYLRYLSSPIADLANAGSRMAGAVTAALYLERFVPARQAWAHLDVYAWNDSDRPGRPAGGEALALRSAYAMLKARYAG, encoded by the coding sequence ATGTCGCTGCCCTCCGGCTTCACCGATGCTCCCGACCACGCGTTGCCGCTGTACGTGCTGGACCGCGAAGGCCTGGCCGAATGGCGCGCCGCGCAGGCGCCGGCGTGGGTGGCGTGGCTGGACGCGCAGCAGTTCGTGGCCGCGCCCGGCACAGCGCTGTTGCTGCCCGGCAGCGATGGCGTGGCCGCGGCGGTGCTGGGCGTCGGCGACCGCGGCGACGCCTATGCCTATGCGCATGCGCCGCTGGCGCTGCCGGCCGGCAGCAGCTGGCGCCTGGCCAGCCCGCTGCCCGACGACGAGCAGGCCGCGCTGCACCTGGGCTGGGGCCTGGGCAGCTATCGCTACGCGCGCTACAAGCAGCCGGCGCGGCTGCCGGCGACGTTGCTGGCGACGCCGAGCGCGGAAGTGCGCGACCTGCTGGACGCCTGCGTGCGCGTGCGCGACTGGGTCAATACCCCGACCGAGGACATGGGCCCGGAGCAACTGGAAGCCACGGCGCGCGCGCTGGCGCAGGCACATGGCGCGCAGTGCGAGAGCATCGTCGGCGAGGCGCTGCTGGCGCACAATTTCCCGGCGATCCACGCGGTCGGCCGCGCCTCGCACCGGGCGCCGCGGCTGATCGTGCTGCGCTGGGGCGAGGCCCACCATCCGCACGTGGCGCTGGCCGGCAAGGGCGTGTGCTTCGACACCGGCGGCCTGGACCTGAAGCCGGCCGACGGCATGCGCCACATGAAGAAGGACATGGGCGGCGCGGCGCATGCGCTGGCGCTGGCCGGCTTGGTGATGGCGCAGCGGCTGCCGCTGCGGCTGACCGTGCTGATCGCGGCGGTGGAGAACGCGGTCGGCCCGAACGCGTTCCGCCCCGGCGACGTCATCGCCACCCGCCAGGGCATCAGCGTGGAGATCGACAACACCGATGCCGAGGGCCGGCTGGTGTTGTGCGACGCGCTGACCTACGCCAGCGAGCAGACGCCGGACGCGATCCTGGATTTCGCCACGCTGACCGGCGCGGCGCGGATCGCGCTGGGGCCGGACCTGCCGGCGCTGTTCTCGAACGACGACGCGCTGGCGCAGGCCTGGATCGCCGCCGGCGAGCGCACCCGCGACCCGGTCTGGCGCATGCCGCTGTGGCGCCCGTACCTGCGCTATCTGAGCAGCCCGATCGCCGACCTGGCCAATGCCGGCTCGCGCATGGCCGGCGCGGTGACCGCGGCGCTGTACCTGGAGCGCTTCGTGCCCGCGCGGCAGGCCTGGGCGCACCTGGACGTCTACGCCTGGAACGACAGCGACCGCCCCGGCCGCCCGGCCGGCGGCGAGGCGCTGGCGCTGCGGTCGGCGTACGCGATGTTGAAGGCGCGCTACGCGGGGTAA
- a CDS encoding anti-sigma factor family protein yields MSLFRPDDETLHAYVDGRLDPAQRAQVAAWLQAHPAEAARVAGWKQDADALRAAWAGAEALPANPALSASALRRRVRQRRRTLAGMAASCVLMLGLGTGLGWQLRDSRLGGERLPMADAVAAYRLFADGEQPLEFDAARRTDLQGWLHTHFGAAGAVPDLQAQGFALRGGRLLSTPEGAAAMLVYQDASGARIGLYLRPGSSRLHEGERRDGRLLAQYWSEGGTAFALVGPATQTRMRQIAPLLRGQG; encoded by the coding sequence ATGAGCCTCTTCCGTCCCGACGACGAAACCCTGCACGCCTATGTCGATGGCCGCCTGGACCCGGCGCAGCGCGCCCAGGTCGCCGCGTGGCTGCAGGCCCACCCTGCCGAGGCCGCGCGCGTGGCCGGCTGGAAACAGGATGCCGACGCGTTGCGCGCGGCCTGGGCCGGCGCCGAGGCGCTGCCGGCCAATCCCGCACTGAGCGCGTCGGCGCTGCGTCGGCGGGTGCGTCAGCGCCGCCGCACCCTGGCGGGCATGGCCGCCAGTTGCGTGCTGATGCTGGGCCTGGGCACCGGGCTGGGCTGGCAGCTGCGCGACAGCCGCCTGGGCGGCGAGCGCCTGCCGATGGCCGACGCGGTGGCGGCCTACCGCCTGTTCGCCGACGGCGAGCAGCCGCTGGAGTTCGACGCGGCCCGGCGCACCGACTTGCAGGGCTGGCTGCACACCCATTTCGGTGCCGCCGGCGCGGTGCCGGACCTGCAGGCGCAGGGCTTCGCGCTGCGCGGCGGGCGCCTGCTGTCCACGCCCGAGGGCGCGGCCGCGATGCTGGTGTACCAGGATGCCAGTGGCGCCCGCATCGGCCTGTATTTGCGTCCGGGCAGCAGTCGCCTGCACGAGGGCGAGCGCCGCGACGGCCGCCTGCTGGCGCAGTACTGGTCCGAGGGCGGCACCGCCTTCGCCCTGGTCGGCCCGGCCACCCAGACCCGCATGCGCCAGATCGCTCCGCTGCTGCGCGGGCAGGGGTGA
- a CDS encoding RNA polymerase sigma factor: MHDLDDESLRAVMPRLRRFAQSLCGDASSADDLVQAALERALRRWSSRRDADALQPWLFAIVYRQFVDTRRRAQRWQRVLALFAPQQPTQAPSAEQVHEGRALLAAFAQLPAEQRALLLLVSVEGFSYRDAATALDLPIGTVMSRLSRAREKLRQIGEGRSGTGPALRVLK; this comes from the coding sequence ATGCACGACCTCGACGATGAATCCCTGCGCGCCGTGATGCCGCGGCTGCGGCGTTTCGCCCAGTCGCTGTGCGGCGATGCGTCCAGCGCCGACGACCTGGTGCAGGCGGCGCTGGAGCGCGCGTTGCGACGCTGGTCCAGCCGCCGCGATGCCGACGCGCTGCAGCCGTGGCTGTTCGCGATCGTGTACCGGCAGTTCGTCGACACGCGTCGGCGCGCGCAGCGCTGGCAGCGGGTGCTGGCCCTGTTCGCGCCGCAGCAGCCGACCCAGGCGCCGTCGGCCGAACAGGTGCACGAGGGCCGCGCGCTGCTGGCCGCGTTCGCGCAGTTGCCGGCCGAGCAACGCGCGTTGCTGTTGCTGGTCAGCGTCGAAGGCTTCAGCTACCGCGACGCGGCCACCGCGCTGGACCTGCCGATCGGCACGGTGATGTCGCGGCTGTCGCGCGCCCGCGAGAAACTGCGCCAGATCGGCGAAGGCCGCAGCGGCACCGGCCCTGCCTTGCGAGTACTGAAATGA